The Streptomyces bacillaris sequence ACCGGCTTCGGCTGCGACGGGATCGTCTGCGCGACCCCGACCGGTTCGACCGCGTACGCCTTCTCGGCGGGCGGTCCGGTCGTCTGGCCCGAGGTGGAGGCGCTGCTGATGGTCCCGATCAGCGCCCACGCCCTGTTCGCCAAGCCGCTGGTGACCTCGCCCACCTCCGTGCTGGCCGTGGAGGTCCAGCCGCACACGCCGCACGGGGTGCTCTGGTGCGACGGGCGGCGGACCGTGGAGCTGCCGGCCGGGGCCCGGGTCGAGGTGCGGCGCGGGGCGGTGCCCGTACGGCTGGCACGGCTCCACCAGGCCTCGTTCACGGACCGGCTGGTCGCGAAGTTCGCGCTGCCGGTGTCGGGGTGGCGGGGCGCCCCGCACTGAGCGGTCCGGCGGTCTTCGACGGCCCCCGCGACCCTCGGGAACGCCCGGGAACGCTCGGGAGAGTGAATCCGGGAGCGGGGGCCGTCGCGCGTCCGCCTCGGAACCTCGTAAGGTCATGTCCGTGTTGGAGGAGATGCGGATACGGTCGCTCGGAGTCATCGACGACGCGGTGGTGGAGCTGTCACCCGGCTTCACCGCGGTGACGGGTGAGACCGGCGCGGGCAAGACCATGGTCGTCACGAGCCTCGGGCTGCTGCTCGGCGGGCGCGCCGACCCCGCCCTCGTACGGGTCGGGGCGAAAGCCGCCGTCGTCGAGGGACGGATCACGGTGTCCGAGGGCGACGCGGTGGTGGCACGGGCCGAGGAGGCCGGGGCGGAACTCGACGACGGTGCGCTGCTCATCAGCCGTACCGTTTCGGCGGAGGGACGCTCCCGGGCCCATCTCGGCGGCAGGTCCGTGCCGGTCGGGGTCCTCACCGAGCTGGCGGACGAGCTGGTGGCCGTGCACGGCCAGACCGACCAGCAGGGGCTGCTCAAACCCGCGCGGCAGCGGCAGGCGCTGGACCGGTACGCCGGGGACGGGGTGGAGGTCCCGCACGCCAAGTACGCGGCGGCCTACCGGCGGCTGCGGGCCGTCGCGGCCGAGCTGGAGGAGCTGACCACCCGGGCCCGGGAGCGGGCCCAGGAGGCGGATCTGCTGCGGTTCGGGCTGAACGAGGTCGCCGCCGTCGAGCCGTTGCCGGGCGAGGACGCCGAACTGGCCGCCGAGGCGGAACGGCTCGGGCACGCCGAGGCCCTCGCCTCCGCCGCCGCCCTCGCGCACACCGCGCTGGCGGGGAACCCGGAGGACCCGGAGAGCGTCGACGCCACCACCGTGGTCGCCGCGGCCGGGCAGGCGCTGGACGGCGTCCGGGCCCATGACCCGGCGCTGGCCGCGCTGGCGGACCGGGTGGGGGAGATCTCCATCCTGCTCGCCGACGTCTCCGGCGAACTGGCCGGGTACGCGGACCAGCTCGACGCCGATCCGCTGCGGCTGGCCGCCGTGGAGGAGCGCCGGGCGGCCCTCACCACCCTGACCCGGAAGTACGGCGAGGACATCGCGGCCGTGCTCGCCTGGGCGCAGGAGGGCGCGGGCCGGCTCACCGAGCTGGAGGGTGACGACGAGCGGATCGGGGAGCTGACCGCGGAGCGGGACGCCCTGCGCGCCGAACTCTCCGTGCTGGGACAGACGTTGACCGACGCGCGGACGGAGGCGGCCGCCCGGTTCGCGGAGGCGGTCACCGAGGAGCTGGCCTCGCTCGCCATGCCGCACGCCCGGGTCTCCTTCGCCATCCGGCAGACCGAGGCGGCGGACGAGGCGTCCGGCATCGACATCGGCGGGCGGTCCGTCGTCTACGGCCCGTCGGGCGCGGACGAGGTCGAACTGCTGCTCGCCCCCCACCCGGGCGCCCAGCCCCGGCCGATCGCCAAGGGCGCGTCGGGCGGTGAGCTGTCCCGGGTGATGCTCGCGGTGGAGGTCGTCTTCGCGGGCTCCGACCCCGTGCCCACGTACCTCTTCGACGAGGTCGACGCGGGCGTCGGCGGCAAGGCGGCGGTCGAGGTCGGACGGCGCCTGGCCAAGCTCGCCCGGTCCGCGCAGGTGGTGGTCGTGACGCACCTGCCGCAGGTGGCGGCCTTCGCCGACCGGCAGTTGCTGGTCGAGAAGACCGTGGACGGCTCGGTGACCCGCAGCGGGGTCACCGTCCTGGAGGGCGAGGACCGGGTCCGCGAGCTGTCCCGGATGCTGGCCGGCCAGGAGGACTCCGAGACGGCCCGCGCCCATGCGGAGGAGCTGCTGGCGACGGCGCGCAAGGACGGGTAGCGCGGTCGGGTGTACGGGTCCGGGCGGGGAAGTTCCTGTCCGGGCCCGTCCCCGGTCCGGGCCCGTCCCCGGTCCGGGCCCTGCGTCCCCGGTCCGGGCCCTGCGTCCCCGGTCCGGGCCCTGCGTCCCCGGTCCGGGTATCTGTGTCTCCGGTCCCGGTCCCTGCGGATGTCTCCTGGGCGGAGAGCGCTCCTCGGGGCCGTGCGTGTGCCCTGCCCGCGCCCTCCGCGTGAACGGCCCCTCTGCGGCAACCCCGAGCGCCTGAATTCACCCGTGAGAGTGGTGCCGTGTGGCCGGTTGTCGCTGCGGGGCGGGCAGCAACGTTCCGGCAGTCCCGGAACGCGCGTACGGGCTGGCATCCTTGGCGCTGTACCTACCGCCGACTCGGGGACCCCGGGAGCCAATCAACGTGTCACAGCTGCGTACGGTCCAAGTCCTGGGCGGCGGCAGTGCGGGCAGCAGCGCGCACGTCGGTTCGCTGGCCGCGGGGCTGGTGGCACGCGGGGTGCAGGTCACCGTCTGCGCGCCGCAAGCGGTGGACAGCGCCTACGGCTTCGGGGCGACCGGGGCCCGCTTCCTGCCGGTGCCCCGGCGCAGCGACCCGGCCGCCGTCGCCGCGCTCCGGGCCGCCTGCACCGGGGCCGATGTGGTGCACGCGCACGGGCTGCACGCCGCCGCCCGGACCGCCCTCGCGCTCAGCGGGCGGACCGTGCCGCTGGTGATGACCTGGCACACCCGGCGGTACGCCGAGGGGGCCCGCCGCCAGATCCTGCACCTGCTGGAGCGAAGAGCCGTACGGGCAGCGGCCGTTGTCCTCGCGCCCTCATCCGATCTGGTGGACCGGGCGCGGCTCCGGGGGGCCCGGGACGCGCGGCTCGCCCCGGCCGCCGCTCCGCCGCCGCGCTCCTCCTGCACCCCGCACGAGGGCAAGGTTCGGGCCGAACTGGGGGCGGTGGGGCGGCCGTTGCTGGTGGCCGTGGGCAGTCTCGTCCCGCACCACGGCTTCGGCAACCTGCTGGACGCCGCCCGCGTCTGGCGGGGGCTCGACCCCGTACCCCTGGTGGTCGTCGCGGGGGAGGGGCGGGACCGGTCCGCGCTGCAGCGGCGGATCAGGGACGAGGAGTTGCCCGTACGGCTGGTCGGGTCCCGGGACGATGTCGGTGAGCTGATCGCCGCCGCCGATCTGGCCGTGCTGCCCAGTCGCTGGGAGGGCCGCTCGCTGCTGGCGCAGGAGGCGCTGCGCCTGGGCGTGCCGCTGGTGGCGACCGAGGTCGGTGGTGTGCCCGAACTGGTCGGTGAAGCAGCCGAGTTGGTGCCGTTCGGGAACGGGGAGGCGCTGGCGCGGGCGGTCGTACGGCTGCTGGGGGATCCGGGGCGGTGCGCCTGGCTGGCCGAGGCCGGGCGGGAGCAGGCGGCGGGCTGGCCCACCGAGGACGACACCATCGCCCATGTCCTCAGCGTGTACGACGAGTTGGCGCAGCCGTCCCCGCGCCCCCGCTGACCTAGGTGGTGTGGCGGCGGGCCCGCAGCGCCAGGCTGAGGGCCAGCACCGTCTGCGGGTCGTCCAGGTCCGTGCCCAGCAGCTCACCGATCCGGGCCAGCCGGTTGTAGAGCGTCTGGCGGTTGAGGTGCAGCTCGCGCGCGGTCTCCGCCTTGCGGCCCGCGTGCGCCAGATACGCCTGGAGCGTCGGCAGCAGCGGCGGGCGCGAGGTGCGGTCGTGCTCGCGCAGCGGACCGATCGCCCGGTTGACGAACGCCGCCAGGTCCGGGTGGTCCCGCAGCCGCCAGAGCAGCAGGTCGATGTCGAGCCGCCGGGCGTCGTACCAGGGCCGGTCGTCCAGCCCCTGCGCCGCCGCCGCCGTCTCCGCCGCGTGCCGCAGCCCCGCGCCCGCCGCCGCCCAGCTCCCCGCCACACCGACCACGACCACCGGCGGCTGCGACCCGGCCCGGTCCAGCCCCGCCCGGGCCACGCCCGCCCGCAGCGCCGCCGCGACCCGGTCCGCGACCGCCGCCCGCTCGCCCTCCGACCGCAGCCCGAGCAGCAGCGGAACCCGCCCCTCCACCGGCCGTACGCCCAGGAGCACGGGGACGCCGACCGAGGCCAGCTCCTCCAGCACCGCGCGGGCCAGCAGCGCCCAGTTGCCCGACGGGGACAGCTCGGGCGCCAGCCGCATCACGACCGGGAGCAGCGGGGTGTCCCCGGGCCGGAAGCCCAGCACCCGGGCCTGGGCGGGGGCGTCCTCCGGGGTGATCCGGCCCTCCGCGAGATCGGTGAGGAAGTCGCCCCGGCCCCGGGCCGCCAGCTCCTCCTCCTGCCGGGCCTGCATCAGGACCACCGCGAGCAGCCCCGCCGCCCGCTCGGCCGCCATCCGGTGCACGGTGGCCAGCGGCCCCGCGACGGCGAGCAGCACCAGCCGGGCCCGTACGGCACCGGTCTCCGGACCGCCGCCCGGCACGTCCACCAGGAGCGCACCCGCCGGCGGGGACTCCCGGGCCGCCCGGTCACCGCGCATCCCCTCCCAGACCTGGAGCGGGTCCGCGCCCACCGGACCCGTGCCCGTGGACGCCGCGTACAGCAGCTGGCCGTCCGGCGTCTCCAGGAAGACCGGGTTGGCGGTGAAGTCGGCCAGGATGCCGAGCACCTGCGGCACCCCGCCGCCGTCGAGCAGCGCCCGGGTGGCGCGCCGGTGCACCTCCTCCGCCTGCTGGAGCAGGGCGTAGTGCCCGTTGACGATCTCGGTGTGCACCTCCTCGGTCACCGCGACGAACGGCACCTCGCGGTGGAGCTGCACCAGCGGCAGTCCGGCCGCGCGGGCCGCGTCCACGATGGAGGCGGGCAGCCTGCTGAAGCGCGGGCCCAGCTCCACCACCAGGGCGGCGATCCCCCGGTCGGCGAGGCGGCGGACGAACGCGCGCTGCTCGGCGGGGCGGGTGCCGAGGCCCAGGCCGGTGGTGAGGAGCAGTTCGCCGCCCTTGAGGAGCGAGGCGATGTTGGGCACCTCGCCCGCGTGCACCCACCGCACCGTACGGTTCAGCCGGTCCGCGCCGGCCACCACCTCCGGGAGCCCGGCGCGCAGCCCCGGCAGCTCCAGCGCCCGCTGCACGGTGATCCCGCTCTGGCTCTCCACGTACCCGGCCCGCTTTCCCCTTGTTCCCGCCGCCCGTACCCCGGGCGTCCGTCCTGTTCAGGACGCTACCGCCCGGGGTACGGGGTGCGCATGGCAGGGGAGGCGCGGCGGGCACGGGATCAGGCGGACGTGGAGGCTCCGGACGCGATGCCGAAGGACGGGTCCGGCACCTCCTCGGGGGAGATCAGGGTGGAGGAGCGGCCGTCCACGCCCACATGGCCCCGTTCCGGGGGATCAGCGCTGGCATCGACCGCAAGTCCCCGGTCTCCTGGCCCCTGTTCGAACGCCACCGCTCGTT is a genomic window containing:
- the recN gene encoding DNA repair protein RecN, with protein sequence MSVLEEMRIRSLGVIDDAVVELSPGFTAVTGETGAGKTMVVTSLGLLLGGRADPALVRVGAKAAVVEGRITVSEGDAVVARAEEAGAELDDGALLISRTVSAEGRSRAHLGGRSVPVGVLTELADELVAVHGQTDQQGLLKPARQRQALDRYAGDGVEVPHAKYAAAYRRLRAVAAELEELTTRARERAQEADLLRFGLNEVAAVEPLPGEDAELAAEAERLGHAEALASAAALAHTALAGNPEDPESVDATTVVAAAGQALDGVRAHDPALAALADRVGEISILLADVSGELAGYADQLDADPLRLAAVEERRAALTTLTRKYGEDIAAVLAWAQEGAGRLTELEGDDERIGELTAERDALRAELSVLGQTLTDARTEAAARFAEAVTEELASLAMPHARVSFAIRQTEAADEASGIDIGGRSVVYGPSGADEVELLLAPHPGAQPRPIAKGASGGELSRVMLAVEVVFAGSDPVPTYLFDEVDAGVGGKAAVEVGRRLAKLARSAQVVVVTHLPQVAAFADRQLLVEKTVDGSVTRSGVTVLEGEDRVRELSRMLAGQEDSETARAHAEELLATARKDG
- a CDS encoding PucR family transcriptional regulator produces the protein MESQSGITVQRALELPGLRAGLPEVVAGADRLNRTVRWVHAGEVPNIASLLKGGELLLTTGLGLGTRPAEQRAFVRRLADRGIAALVVELGPRFSRLPASIVDAARAAGLPLVQLHREVPFVAVTEEVHTEIVNGHYALLQQAEEVHRRATRALLDGGGVPQVLGILADFTANPVFLETPDGQLLYAASTGTGPVGADPLQVWEGMRGDRAARESPPAGALLVDVPGGGPETGAVRARLVLLAVAGPLATVHRMAAERAAGLLAVVLMQARQEEELAARGRGDFLTDLAEGRITPEDAPAQARVLGFRPGDTPLLPVVMRLAPELSPSGNWALLARAVLEELASVGVPVLLGVRPVEGRVPLLLGLRSEGERAAVADRVAAALRAGVARAGLDRAGSQPPVVVVGVAGSWAAAGAGLRHAAETAAAAQGLDDRPWYDARRLDIDLLLWRLRDHPDLAAFVNRAIGPLREHDRTSRPPLLPTLQAYLAHAGRKAETARELHLNRQTLYNRLARIGELLGTDLDDPQTVLALSLALRARRHTT
- a CDS encoding glycosyltransferase family 4 protein, which encodes MSQLRTVQVLGGGSAGSSAHVGSLAAGLVARGVQVTVCAPQAVDSAYGFGATGARFLPVPRRSDPAAVAALRAACTGADVVHAHGLHAAARTALALSGRTVPLVMTWHTRRYAEGARRQILHLLERRAVRAAAVVLAPSSDLVDRARLRGARDARLAPAAAPPPRSSCTPHEGKVRAELGAVGRPLLVAVGSLVPHHGFGNLLDAARVWRGLDPVPLVVVAGEGRDRSALQRRIRDEELPVRLVGSRDDVGELIAAADLAVLPSRWEGRSLLAQEALRLGVPLVATEVGGVPELVGEAAELVPFGNGEALARAVVRLLGDPGRCAWLAEAGREQAAGWPTEDDTIAHVLSVYDELAQPSPRPR